Proteins encoded together in one Gemmatimonadota bacterium DH-78 window:
- the fmt gene encoding methionyl-tRNA formyltransferase, translated as MRVLFWGTPDFAVPSLRALGEEGHQVVGVVTQPDRPAGRGRQVRPSPVKEFALSEGLQVFTPEKPRGESFMDSMRALDPEISVVVAYGHILVREVLDLPERGSINVHASLLPELRGAAPIHWAIARGHEVTGVTIMRMAEAMDAGPILHTVEEPIGPRDTSTELTARLSGVGAQALLEALTLLELGDLPEVEQDHDRATYAPKVSRALARIDWAAPARTVADLVRAMDAVPGSWTTLDGAPLKLFRPWLEPHDEGASEFAAPAGEAAPGTVIDAEGGTGRGLGVMAGDGPVWFAEVQPPGKRRMEVDAWLAGRGVEPGAHLE; from the coding sequence GTGAGGGTCCTGTTCTGGGGTACGCCCGATTTCGCGGTGCCCTCGCTGCGCGCCCTCGGCGAAGAGGGGCACCAGGTGGTGGGGGTGGTCACCCAGCCCGACCGCCCCGCGGGACGCGGCCGACAGGTGCGGCCCTCGCCGGTGAAGGAGTTCGCCCTCTCCGAGGGGCTCCAGGTGTTCACGCCGGAGAAACCGCGCGGGGAGTCGTTCATGGACTCCATGCGGGCGCTGGACCCGGAAATCAGTGTGGTCGTGGCGTACGGCCACATTCTCGTTCGCGAGGTGCTGGATCTTCCCGAGCGCGGATCGATCAACGTGCACGCCTCGCTGCTCCCGGAACTGCGGGGCGCGGCGCCGATCCACTGGGCGATCGCCCGGGGCCACGAGGTGACGGGGGTGACGATCATGCGCATGGCCGAGGCCATGGACGCCGGTCCGATCCTGCACACGGTGGAGGAGCCGATCGGGCCTCGCGACACCTCCACCGAGCTCACCGCCCGGCTCTCCGGGGTGGGCGCGCAGGCCCTGCTCGAGGCCCTCACCCTCCTCGAGCTGGGCGACCTGCCCGAGGTGGAGCAGGACCACGACCGGGCGACGTACGCCCCGAAGGTGAGCCGTGCCCTGGCCCGCATCGACTGGGCGGCGCCGGCGCGTACGGTCGCCGATCTGGTGCGCGCGATGGACGCGGTGCCCGGCTCGTGGACCACCCTCGACGGGGCTCCGCTGAAGCTGTTCCGGCCGTGGCTCGAGCCACACGACGAGGGGGCGTCCGAGTTCGCGGCACCCGCAGGCGAGGCCGCGCCCGGCACGGTGATCGACGCCGAGGGCGGCACCGGGCGCGGGCTCGGGGTGATGGCGGGCGACGGACCGGTGTGGTTCGCCGAGGTCCAGCCG